One genomic segment of Vibrio quintilis includes these proteins:
- a CDS encoding phosphoglycolate phosphatase translates to MSSERPKLVVFDLDGTLLDSVPDLAIAADQAVRALGYPGVSESQVRDYVGNGADILIGRAISQSLEVHPDLGPELLQQARVYFDRFYAETGHRLSQLYAGVKETLEKLHQEGFTLAVVTNKPSHFVPEILQQHQIAAYFSDVIGGDDFEKRKPDPIALNWLLEKYGCTPEQMVMVGDSKNDILAAKNAGCPSFGLTYGYNHGQPISDAGPDYVADNIAELLDIVLVSA, encoded by the coding sequence ATGTCGTCAGAAAGACCAAAGTTAGTTGTGTTTGATTTAGATGGAACCTTGTTAGACAGTGTGCCGGATTTAGCAATTGCTGCTGATCAGGCAGTTCGTGCGCTTGGTTATCCGGGAGTATCCGAGTCTCAGGTTCGTGATTATGTCGGTAATGGTGCTGATATTCTGATTGGACGCGCCATCAGCCAAAGTCTGGAGGTTCATCCTGATTTAGGACCAGAGTTACTTCAACAGGCCCGGGTCTATTTTGATCGCTTTTATGCCGAAACGGGTCATCGGCTCAGTCAGTTGTATGCCGGAGTAAAAGAAACACTGGAAAAACTGCATCAGGAAGGATTTACGCTTGCTGTTGTGACCAATAAGCCTTCTCATTTTGTTCCGGAGATTTTACAGCAACACCAAATCGCAGCCTATTTCAGTGATGTGATTGGCGGAGATGATTTTGAAAAAAGAAAACCTGATCCAATCGCCTTGAACTGGCTGCTGGAGAAGTATGGCTGCACGCCGGAGCAAATGGTGATGGTCGGAGATTCGAAGAATGATATTCTGGCTGCAAAGAATGCAGGCTGCCCTTCGTTCGGGCTGACCTACGGTTATAACCACGGTCAGCCTATTTCTGACGCCGGGCCTGACTATGTTGCGGATAATATCGCAGAATTGCTCGATATTGTTCTCGTTTCAGCCTGA
- a CDS encoding ExeM/NucH family extracellular endonuclease, producing MKQQFSLSLLSVFISGAIAQPAIADVVISQYVEGSSYNKAIEIANTGEAPVTLDHFKIAVSRNGGGQWDSELSLAGKVIAANDVLVIANSQANSDILAVTDETNNTIASFNGNDPVALLKDDEVYDMIGSMGGSNWGKDVTLVRRADELTASPDYQASQWDSLEKNNIEGLGSLNSSSSSQSFTCTTDDGNTPEFTSIQAIQGEGDKSPLIGDSSYITDDDYYVQGIVSAVTTGLNKGFYLQALENDYNPNTSEGLFVYTNQSSSDLKPGDVVCVKGKVQEYYHQTQLKAEDQQWKTQGTQSAPEATAIEILPTDENFDQTLERYEGMLVKTTESLDMRVTRTFKYDYDAYRNNMVLAQGHINMHPNQKYAAGSEASQVLRTDNGERRLFVESDQKASNGVIPYYPEFGRTDADQDGSTEDYIRVDDTLAGAEGVLNYSYGEYRLTVTNELSDSNFIHHDPRTDAPELEAGDLRIASFNVLNYFNSPFGGDANTHGDNRGAESYAEFEVQQEKIVNAIVKLDADIIGLMEIENNGFGDAGAIHQLVDQLNAQLADSSRHYSVVEVDTNQDGQINKDDSVGTDVITTGVIYRKSMVSLEKSRVISMPSQQAPEVLDDDGKVIEDGKNYQRQTLAPTFTINGLDKELTVAVNHFKSKGSKCWEDAAPVSDGGQGMSDPDYQGACENFRVAAAVALGDALETIDGYKVILGDLNSYAKEDPMLILTDYDPVKYGKSIRAARNTYIDGEVQFGDQGAVIEKSYGFINAVDMLHCDGWSYSYNDEVGAMDHLLISPDLRPYVVDATDWHINGGESNLFDYTDDYKGDLPKYKDQFRSSDHDPAVLELKVGGAAGTGILAFLAGIIGWRRRTIK from the coding sequence ATGAAACAACAATTCTCGCTATCACTACTTTCCGTATTCATATCGGGAGCAATTGCACAGCCAGCAATCGCCGATGTCGTGATATCACAATATGTGGAAGGTTCTTCTTACAATAAGGCAATTGAAATCGCAAATACGGGTGAAGCGCCGGTAACACTGGATCATTTTAAGATTGCGGTATCCAGAAATGGCGGCGGCCAGTGGGACAGTGAACTGTCGCTGGCAGGCAAAGTTATTGCAGCGAACGATGTGCTGGTGATTGCCAATTCTCAGGCCAATAGTGACATTCTGGCAGTCACGGATGAAACAAATAATACAATTGCCAGCTTTAATGGTAATGATCCGGTTGCATTGCTTAAAGACGATGAAGTCTATGACATGATCGGTTCCATGGGCGGAAGCAATTGGGGCAAAGATGTCACATTAGTCCGCCGGGCTGATGAGTTAACCGCTTCACCCGACTATCAGGCTTCCCAATGGGACTCGCTGGAAAAAAATAATATTGAAGGGTTGGGAAGCCTGAATAGCAGCAGTAGCTCTCAGTCTTTTACCTGTACAACGGATGATGGCAATACGCCTGAATTTACATCCATTCAGGCGATTCAGGGGGAAGGAGATAAATCTCCTCTGATTGGAGATTCGTCATATATCACAGATGATGATTACTATGTTCAGGGCATTGTTAGTGCGGTTACAACGGGGCTGAATAAAGGTTTTTATCTGCAGGCGCTTGAGAATGATTACAACCCGAATACATCAGAAGGCTTATTTGTCTATACAAATCAGTCTTCCAGTGATCTGAAGCCCGGTGATGTCGTCTGTGTGAAAGGGAAAGTGCAGGAGTACTATCATCAGACGCAGCTGAAAGCTGAAGATCAACAGTGGAAAACCCAGGGAACACAATCCGCTCCGGAAGCCACAGCCATAGAAATTCTGCCGACGGATGAGAACTTTGATCAGACTCTGGAACGTTATGAAGGGATGCTGGTAAAAACAACCGAATCTCTGGATATGCGGGTGACCCGGACGTTTAAGTATGATTATGACGCTTACCGGAACAATATGGTACTGGCTCAGGGGCATATCAATATGCACCCGAACCAGAAGTATGCAGCAGGCTCTGAAGCATCTCAGGTGTTACGGACTGATAACGGCGAGCGCCGTCTGTTTGTTGAGTCCGATCAGAAAGCTTCCAATGGTGTGATCCCTTACTATCCTGAATTTGGCCGGACTGATGCCGATCAGGATGGTTCGACGGAAGATTATATCCGTGTTGATGATACGCTGGCTGGTGCTGAAGGTGTGCTGAATTACAGCTACGGAGAGTACCGTTTGACAGTCACCAATGAACTGTCAGACAGTAATTTTATTCATCATGACCCACGTACTGACGCGCCTGAGCTTGAAGCCGGGGATTTGCGGATTGCCTCATTTAATGTGCTGAACTATTTCAATTCACCTTTTGGCGGAGATGCAAATACACACGGCGATAATCGTGGTGCTGAAAGTTATGCTGAGTTTGAAGTACAACAGGAAAAAATTGTTAATGCCATCGTTAAACTGGATGCTGATATTATCGGTTTAATGGAAATTGAAAATAATGGGTTTGGTGATGCCGGCGCGATCCACCAGCTCGTTGATCAGTTAAATGCTCAGTTAGCTGATAGTAGCAGACATTACAGCGTGGTTGAGGTTGATACCAATCAGGATGGTCAGATTAATAAAGACGATTCTGTTGGTACTGATGTGATTACAACCGGGGTTATTTATCGCAAGAGTATGGTTTCTCTTGAGAAAAGCCGGGTCATTTCGATGCCAAGCCAGCAGGCTCCTGAAGTTTTGGATGATGATGGCAAAGTGATTGAAGATGGTAAGAATTATCAACGTCAGACTTTAGCGCCAACCTTCACGATTAACGGGCTGGATAAAGAGTTAACCGTTGCTGTGAACCATTTCAAATCTAAAGGTTCGAAGTGTTGGGAAGATGCTGCCCCTGTCAGTGATGGCGGTCAGGGAATGAGCGATCCGGATTATCAGGGGGCTTGCGAGAACTTCCGGGTTGCCGCAGCTGTTGCACTGGGGGATGCTTTAGAAACAATTGATGGCTATAAAGTGATTCTCGGTGATCTGAACTCTTATGCGAAAGAAGACCCAATGCTGATTTTGACCGATTATGATCCGGTGAAATATGGTAAATCTATTCGTGCTGCCCGTAATACTTATATTGATGGCGAAGTGCAGTTTGGTGATCAGGGTGCCGTGATAGAAAAAAGCTATGGCTTTATTAATGCCGTGGATATGCTGCATTGTGATGGCTGGAGCTACTCTTACAATGATGAAGTTGGTGCAATGGATCACTTACTTATCAGTCCGGATTTGAGACCGTATGTGGTTGATGCCACTGACTGGCACATCAATGGCGGTGAGTCGAACCTGTTTGATTACACTGATGACTACAAAGGTGATTTACCAAAGTATAAAGATCAGTTCCGCTCTTCTGACCATGATCCGGCAGTACTTGAACTGAAGGTTGGTGGTGCAGCCGGTACCGGGATTCTGGCATTTCTGGCCGGGATTATTGGCTGGAGACGCCGAACAATCAAATAA
- a CDS encoding LysR family transcriptional regulator, with product MRHLKSFHVFHIAAQSASFTEAAERLCLTHGAVSKQIKVLEQYTGQQLFERKGRQMHLTNPGQLLQKYTETAFNALEEGLQQLKQQDLKALDVSCEPTLTMRWLMPRLDEFYHQTGIDVRLSTAGGPVTLGYSGISLAIRRNDFPIDARYQVTELVDEWIGPVCSPQYWQRYQATAEAVKCLHTQTRPEAWHDWFTACSSAPGFAAPDFSEQYQSFEHFYFSLQAAGDGLGMAIASYPLVADDLKQGRLIAPFGFVRSGFRYVILHLPDAGTEIRTDAQSTFIAWLVARIATCFPVKEEAAGQPAADDS from the coding sequence ATGAGGCATCTTAAATCATTTCATGTTTTTCATATCGCTGCACAGTCAGCCAGCTTTACAGAAGCTGCGGAACGCTTGTGTCTGACACATGGTGCTGTCAGTAAGCAGATCAAAGTGCTGGAACAATATACCGGTCAGCAATTGTTTGAACGGAAAGGACGTCAGATGCATCTGACTAATCCGGGTCAGTTACTGCAAAAATATACTGAAACGGCATTTAATGCGCTGGAAGAAGGATTGCAGCAGCTTAAACAGCAAGACCTGAAAGCACTGGATGTTTCCTGTGAACCGACTTTAACAATGCGGTGGCTGATGCCCCGGCTGGATGAGTTTTATCATCAGACCGGCATTGATGTCCGTTTATCGACGGCGGGTGGTCCGGTCACGTTGGGATATTCAGGAATATCTTTGGCAATCCGACGGAATGATTTCCCTATTGACGCCCGTTATCAGGTTACGGAACTGGTGGATGAATGGATCGGTCCGGTTTGCTCTCCGCAGTACTGGCAAAGGTATCAGGCGACTGCGGAAGCTGTGAAATGTCTGCATACACAAACCCGTCCCGAAGCATGGCATGATTGGTTCACTGCCTGTTCTTCTGCCCCTGGTTTCGCTGCGCCAGATTTTTCTGAACAATATCAATCGTTTGAGCATTTTTATTTTTCTCTTCAGGCGGCCGGAGATGGTTTGGGAATGGCGATCGCATCTTACCCGCTTGTGGCTGATGACCTGAAACAGGGCCGTTTGATTGCTCCGTTTGGTTTTGTTCGTTCCGGCTTCCGCTATGTCATTCTGCATCTGCCTGATGCCGGCACCGAGATCCGCACAGATGCACAATCTACATTCATTGCCTGGTTAGTTGCACGGATTGCAACCTGTTTTCCGGTAAAAGAGGAAGCTGCTGGTCAGCCTGCTGCGGATGATTCTTGA
- a CDS encoding 5-methyltetrahydropteroyltriglutamate--homocysteine S-methyltransferase, with protein MMSHTIPPFRADVVGSYLRPDYLHQAREQFSSGQITQAELTSVEDRAITELVTRQKAAGLQVMTDGEFRRSWWHLDFMWGLNGIEKSAIDQGYNFSKGNARPESIRVTGKITGENHPFIEHFKFLLPLVEGDIIPRLTVPAPAQFLKELQRPCNAENTRSFYPDENDLIRDVASAYQSFIHELYAAGCRSLQLDDCTWGMLTDPKIAAAAVEGENLGDLGCSCGDTHDFDHAASIAEIKEKLLKVNNLALQDLPDDLTVTTHVCRGNFRSTWAASGGYAPVADALFAEDKVSAYYLEFDTDRAGDFSPLAALPAGKKVVLGLVSSKVGKLESAEEVVTRIREASQYVPLENLCLSTQCGFASTEEGNELTQQQQWDKIALVKDVAQQVWG; from the coding sequence ATGATGTCACATACAATTCCCCCTTTTCGTGCTGATGTAGTCGGCAGCTATCTTCGCCCGGATTATTTACATCAGGCCCGGGAACAATTTTCTTCAGGACAAATCACTCAGGCTGAATTAACGTCAGTTGAAGATCGTGCCATTACTGAGCTGGTGACAAGGCAGAAAGCTGCGGGTCTTCAGGTTATGACAGACGGTGAATTTCGCCGTAGCTGGTGGCATCTGGATTTTATGTGGGGATTGAATGGGATTGAAAAAAGTGCAATTGACCAGGGATATAACTTCTCCAAAGGGAATGCCCGTCCGGAAAGTATCCGGGTTACGGGAAAAATTACCGGTGAAAACCATCCTTTTATCGAACACTTTAAATTTCTGCTCCCTTTGGTGGAAGGCGATATCATTCCAAGACTGACTGTACCTGCGCCAGCTCAGTTTTTAAAAGAGCTGCAACGCCCCTGTAATGCCGAAAATACCCGATCTTTTTATCCGGATGAGAATGATTTAATCCGGGATGTGGCTTCAGCGTATCAGTCATTCATCCATGAACTTTACGCTGCGGGTTGCCGAAGCCTGCAGCTGGATGATTGTACCTGGGGAATGTTGACTGATCCTAAAATTGCAGCAGCAGCTGTGGAAGGCGAAAATCTGGGTGATTTAGGTTGCTCGTGCGGCGATACACATGATTTCGATCATGCAGCAAGTATTGCAGAGATTAAGGAAAAGCTATTGAAAGTCAACAATCTTGCCTTGCAGGATTTACCTGATGACCTGACGGTGACAACGCATGTTTGCCGCGGGAATTTCCGTTCAACATGGGCGGCTTCCGGTGGTTATGCGCCGGTTGCAGATGCATTGTTTGCTGAAGATAAAGTTTCCGCCTATTACCTTGAATTTGATACGGATCGCGCCGGTGACTTTTCTCCGCTGGCAGCGCTGCCTGCCGGTAAGAAAGTTGTCCTTGGGCTGGTTTCATCCAAAGTCGGAAAGCTTGAATCGGCTGAGGAAGTTGTTACCCGTATCCGGGAAGCATCTCAGTATGTGCCGCTGGAGAATTTATGTCTGAGTACTCAGTGTGGTTTTGCTTCAACAGAAGAAGGCAATGAGCTCACTCAGCAGCAGCAGTGGGATAAAATTGCCTTAGTCAAAGACGTTGCCCAGCAGGTTTGGGGATAA
- a CDS encoding LysE family translocator — MTSLTLAILGLLIVISPGADFALVIKNSVIYGRKAGIRTSLGISLAISMHIAYSLLGISYLISQNQWLFSCIRYAGAAYLVYLGIKGLCEKVPQPHSVNKTPDVRQPRTFWQGFFCNGMNPKTMLFFLSIFSQLLTSDQIYTQQALLYGLYLMVLHGVWFCIVAWFVTTPKIQNLFRRFARPVQRLTSLGLIGFGTLLAIRQ; from the coding sequence ATGACATCTCTGACTCTTGCCATATTAGGTCTGCTTATCGTTATCAGTCCGGGGGCTGACTTTGCTTTAGTCATAAAAAACAGTGTGATCTATGGCCGCAAAGCAGGTATAAGGACATCATTGGGAATCAGCCTTGCTATCAGCATGCATATCGCATACTCCCTGCTCGGAATTAGTTACCTTATTTCACAAAATCAGTGGCTTTTCTCCTGTATCCGTTACGCGGGTGCTGCCTATTTGGTTTACCTGGGAATCAAAGGATTATGTGAAAAAGTGCCTCAGCCTCATTCAGTGAACAAAACTCCGGATGTCAGGCAACCCCGGACCTTCTGGCAGGGATTCTTTTGTAATGGGATGAATCCGAAAACGATGCTGTTCTTCCTCAGTATTTTCAGTCAGTTGCTCACTTCTGACCAGATATATACTCAGCAAGCGCTGCTTTACGGCCTTTATCTGATGGTTTTACATGGTGTCTGGTTTTGTATCGTGGCCTGGTTTGTGACAACGCCAAAGATACAAAACCTGTTCAGACGATTCGCTCGTCCGGTTCAGCGGCTGACCAGCCTAGGGTTAATTGGTTTCGGCACATTGTTAGCGATTCGCCAATAA
- a CDS encoding Dam family site-specific DNA-(adenine-N6)-methyltransferase — protein sequence MKKHRAFLKWAGGKYSLVDDIRRYLPMADVLVEPFVGAGSIFLNTDYDKYILADINPDLINLYNLLKNSPELYISEAKRWFIPENNRKEAYLSVRQQFNGTDDVMYRSLAFLYMNRFGFNGLCRYNKKGGFNVPFGSYKKPYFPESELEFFAEKAQRATFVCTGYKETFEQANNRSVVYCDPPYAPLSNTANFTSYAGNGFSLDDQAALADIAEKTAKVRSVPVLISNHDTILTRRLYHGAQLNVVKVKRTISRNGSSRNKVDELLALFSAASEQ from the coding sequence ATGAAGAAGCATCGTGCCTTTCTCAAGTGGGCTGGGGGAAAGTATAGTCTTGTTGATGATATCCGGCGGTATCTGCCGATGGCTGATGTACTGGTTGAGCCATTCGTCGGTGCAGGTTCGATCTTTTTAAATACAGATTATGATAAGTATATACTGGCGGATATTAATCCTGATTTAATCAATCTGTATAACTTGCTTAAAAATTCCCCTGAATTATACATATCAGAGGCTAAAAGGTGGTTTATACCGGAGAACAACCGGAAAGAAGCCTATTTATCGGTGCGTCAGCAGTTTAATGGAACTGATGATGTGATGTATCGTTCTCTTGCCTTTCTGTATATGAATCGTTTTGGATTTAACGGACTTTGCCGGTACAACAAAAAAGGGGGATTTAATGTCCCTTTTGGCTCCTATAAAAAGCCTTATTTCCCAGAGTCTGAACTTGAGTTTTTTGCTGAAAAAGCACAAAGAGCCACTTTTGTTTGTACCGGCTATAAAGAAACTTTTGAGCAGGCGAATAACCGTAGTGTTGTGTACTGTGACCCGCCATATGCGCCGTTATCAAATACAGCAAACTTTACATCGTACGCCGGGAATGGATTTTCTCTTGATGATCAAGCTGCTCTGGCTGATATTGCAGAGAAAACAGCAAAGGTCAGGAGCGTGCCCGTGCTGATTTCAAACCATGATACGATTCTGACCCGGCGGTTGTATCACGGCGCGCAGCTGAATGTTGTCAAAGTGAAGCGGACCATCAGCCGGAATGGCTCTTCCCGGAATAAAGTTGATGAGCTATTGGCCTTATTCTCAGCGGCATCAGAGCAATAA
- the trpS gene encoding tryptophan--tRNA ligase, which produces MSKPIVFSGVQPSGELSIGNYLGALRQWQQMQDEYDCHYCVVNLHAITVRQDPKALHEATLDALAICLAVGIDPKKSTLFVQSHVPEHAQLSWLLNCYTQMGELSRMTQFKDKSARYANDVNAGLFDYPVLMAADILLYGAHQVPVGNDQKQHLELARDIATRFNNIYCPDEPVFVVPEPYIPTVNARVMSLQDATKKMSKSDDNRKNVITLLEEPKSIVKKINKAQTDTDTPPRIRYDIENKAGISNLMGLYSAATGLSFDEIEAKYQDVDMYGPFKKDVGEAIVAMLEPVQAEYHRIRESHDYLNDVMREGAEKASARAAETLKKVYDLVGFISYS; this is translated from the coding sequence ATGAGCAAACCCATTGTATTTAGTGGTGTTCAACCGTCAGGTGAACTGAGTATTGGTAATTACCTGGGTGCTCTTCGTCAGTGGCAACAAATGCAGGATGAATACGATTGTCATTATTGTGTGGTCAATCTGCATGCAATTACCGTTCGTCAGGATCCAAAAGCTTTACATGAAGCAACACTTGATGCACTGGCAATCTGCCTGGCTGTTGGCATTGATCCGAAGAAGAGTACTTTATTTGTTCAGTCTCATGTTCCGGAACATGCTCAGTTAAGCTGGCTTCTGAATTGTTACACTCAGATGGGTGAACTGAGCCGGATGACTCAGTTTAAAGATAAATCTGCCCGTTATGCCAACGATGTCAATGCCGGCTTGTTTGATTATCCGGTTCTGATGGCTGCGGATATTCTGCTATATGGCGCTCATCAGGTGCCGGTTGGTAACGATCAGAAACAGCATCTGGAGCTTGCGAGAGACATTGCGACCCGCTTTAACAATATCTATTGTCCGGACGAGCCGGTATTTGTTGTCCCTGAGCCGTACATTCCAACCGTGAATGCACGGGTAATGAGTCTGCAGGATGCGACGAAGAAGATGTCTAAGTCCGATGACAACCGGAAAAATGTCATTACCTTGCTGGAAGAGCCAAAATCGATCGTGAAGAAGATTAATAAGGCGCAAACCGATACGGATACCCCACCACGAATTCGTTATGACATTGAAAACAAGGCCGGTATTTCAAACTTAATGGGCTTATATTCAGCGGCTACCGGATTAAGCTTTGATGAAATTGAAGCAAAATATCAGGACGTCGACATGTATGGACCGTTCAAGAAAGATGTTGGAGAAGCGATTGTTGCAATGCTTGAACCGGTTCAGGCGGAATATCACCGTATCCGCGAGTCACATGATTATTTAAATGATGTGATGCGCGAAGGGGCTGAAAAGGCTTCTGCACGTGCGGCTGAGACATTGAAAAAGGTTTATGACTTAGTTGGTTTTATTTCCTATTCCTGA
- a CDS encoding AAA family ATPase: MSLADERVLELQSQTDLLERIQLLTRFGSNFIAVSGAPGAGKTWIAQRYLEVWADDKNQSLLMCYPGQDEYQWRSTILTQIAPQAEFDVDESLTSNLSAVLGDEECNIAIVVDDAHILSETLISELWTLVLEAQKRADWTINIVLFSLPKSLDKLLSRLSDGEENKPVDLEIDTLAQEDAERFFEFLVMRYVDPKLEQQLRRSFSRTKKTPGDIMALGDQKMEKRIIIRSIIGSPAKIALIFLLVCLLVGAGYWWMLSENQAPDILHTATKESNAQTVIPTLPESESSDADDSDQVSGQARAVNTADTSSPSGDKKKTGAYPLDDSGALPPDIVSQTANVGVDDQGRRVVVSSEVVDALMEGKPEKSDTTQLHQVASEVSPPPQMVVSDDMVSDISEALRDNASDNANKSQDEASPQEVNIADMPEPAVVSEQKSATSGEGNKIRIRVSRNQSDTSSTADRFSDDQEALLNMSDRSYTLQLAAFNSVREVDDFIRRYGLQGQVHVYAAVRSNTNWYMITYKNYPTIQLARDAVLTLPENLQALGPWAKSIRQVHREIERAK; encoded by the coding sequence ATGAGTTTGGCAGATGAACGGGTACTGGAATTGCAGTCTCAGACAGATTTGTTAGAACGCATCCAGTTGCTGACTCGTTTTGGTTCAAATTTTATTGCGGTTTCTGGTGCGCCGGGAGCGGGCAAAACCTGGATAGCACAACGCTATCTTGAAGTTTGGGCTGATGATAAGAATCAGTCTTTGCTGATGTGTTATCCCGGTCAGGATGAATATCAGTGGCGTTCCACGATTCTGACTCAGATTGCTCCTCAGGCTGAGTTCGATGTTGATGAGTCACTTACCAGCAATTTGTCAGCTGTGCTGGGCGACGAAGAATGCAATATTGCTATCGTGGTTGATGATGCTCATATTCTGTCTGAAACGCTGATTTCTGAGTTATGGACATTAGTCCTTGAAGCTCAGAAACGAGCTGACTGGACGATCAATATTGTGCTTTTCTCGTTACCAAAAAGCCTGGATAAATTACTGTCCCGTCTGTCTGACGGGGAAGAGAATAAGCCTGTTGATCTGGAAATTGATACACTGGCTCAGGAAGATGCCGAGCGATTTTTTGAATTTTTAGTGATGCGCTATGTCGATCCTAAACTGGAACAACAGTTACGCCGATCATTCAGCCGAACTAAAAAAACGCCGGGTGACATCATGGCATTAGGAGATCAGAAAATGGAAAAGCGAATTATTATTCGCTCGATAATTGGCTCTCCGGCAAAAATTGCATTGATTTTTTTGCTGGTCTGTTTGTTAGTCGGCGCCGGATACTGGTGGATGTTATCTGAAAATCAGGCGCCGGATATACTTCATACCGCGACGAAAGAATCCAATGCTCAAACGGTTATTCCGACATTACCTGAATCTGAATCATCTGATGCGGATGACTCTGATCAGGTTTCCGGACAGGCGCGAGCGGTCAACACCGCAGATACTTCTTCTCCGTCCGGGGACAAAAAGAAAACGGGTGCTTATCCTTTAGATGATTCAGGTGCGCTTCCTCCGGATATCGTGTCGCAAACAGCAAATGTTGGCGTAGATGATCAGGGACGGCGTGTTGTTGTCAGTTCAGAAGTCGTCGATGCTTTGATGGAAGGGAAACCTGAAAAATCGGATACGACACAACTACATCAGGTTGCCAGCGAAGTATCACCACCGCCTCAGATGGTTGTGAGTGATGACATGGTATCTGATATTTCCGAAGCGTTACGGGACAATGCATCAGACAATGCAAATAAGTCGCAAGATGAAGCGTCGCCACAAGAAGTGAATATTGCGGATATGCCTGAGCCCGCTGTTGTTTCTGAACAGAAGTCTGCGACTTCCGGAGAAGGAAATAAGATCCGGATACGGGTATCGCGCAATCAGTCAGATACATCTTCTACTGCTGATCGTTTCAGTGATGATCAGGAGGCGTTGCTGAACATGTCTGACCGCAGTTATACGTTGCAACTGGCAGCATTTAATTCTGTGAGAGAAGTTGATGATTTCATCAGGCGTTATGGCTTACAGGGTCAGGTTCATGTGTATGCGGCCGTCAGAAGCAATACAAACTGGTACATGATTACCTATAAGAATTATCCGACAATTCAGCTGGCGCGTGATGCAGTACTGACGTTGCCGGAGAATTTACAGGCTTTAGGGCCATGGGCGAAATCAATCCGCCAGGTGCACCGGGAAATCGAGCGTGCTAAATAA
- the rpe gene encoding ribulose-phosphate 3-epimerase: MKDFLIAPSILSADLARLGEDVENVLNAGADVIHFDVMDNHYVPNLTFGAPVCKALRDYGITAPIDVHLMVKPVDRMVADFAKAGASMITFHVEASEHVDRTLQLIKEHGCQAGVVLNPATPLNHLDFLMDKVDLILLMSVNPGFGGQSFIPSTLDKLRAVRQRIQDSGRAIRLEVDGGVKIDNIGEIAEAGADMFVAGSAIFGQPDYQAVISAMRTELEKVSR, translated from the coding sequence ATGAAAGATTTTTTGATTGCTCCTTCAATTCTTTCCGCAGATTTAGCAAGATTGGGAGAAGATGTTGAGAATGTGCTCAATGCCGGGGCTGATGTCATTCATTTTGATGTCATGGACAATCATTATGTGCCCAATCTGACATTTGGTGCTCCTGTATGTAAAGCTTTGAGAGATTATGGCATTACGGCACCAATCGATGTGCATCTGATGGTTAAGCCTGTTGATCGCATGGTTGCTGATTTTGCCAAAGCCGGGGCTTCAATGATTACTTTTCATGTCGAAGCGTCAGAACATGTAGACAGAACCTTACAGCTGATCAAAGAACATGGATGCCAGGCCGGTGTGGTTCTTAATCCGGCAACACCGCTGAACCATCTTGATTTCCTGATGGATAAAGTGGATTTAATTCTGTTAATGTCAGTCAATCCTGGGTTTGGCGGGCAGTCATTCATTCCTTCAACTCTGGATAAATTACGGGCAGTTCGCCAGCGGATTCAGGACTCAGGCAGAGCGATTCGTCTGGAAGTTGATGGCGGTGTCAAAATCGATAATATTGGTGAAATTGCTGAGGCGGGTGCAGATATGTTTGTTGCTGGTTCTGCGATTTTCGGTCAGCCGGATTATCAGGCGGTTATTTCTGCGATGAGAACTGAACTTGAAAAAGTATCCCGTTAA